From a single Sporosarcina oncorhynchi genomic region:
- a CDS encoding ATP-grasp domain-containing protein, translating into MKGVTCSMKAILFVETARNGSSSEAFFAANRLGYSSILLTQRKRFLTERENFPADIRILLVKKIDVETIREVVFRLQQENYRLQAVLSFTDPYVSDAALVSNELCGSNLSINALRLLENKSETRKALRKNQASVQFEIIHSSFSEFDGIYPKIVKRVVSNGSKDVLFIKNEIEMKDAIRKLSTGKSTHELMIEPYIEGTQYNVELFVVEGIPIIVAIIKQEITRDFTFIVTGYEVCVKMEQQLYESLWKTIMEITSDIGLENGTCHMEVRQTDEGWKLIEINPRMSGGAMNRMVEEAYGINIVEQTIKMYVGLEPDLIRIRNQPIYTSYITIAGMGYLLKIDGLEEVNTIPEIIDVHLTPKIGSLMLPALSMGYRYGYVMAKSDTQEEAKYYAEYAASLLKFYLEPIE; encoded by the coding sequence ATGAAAGGTGTGACTTGTTCGATGAAAGCCATTTTATTTGTCGAAACAGCACGCAATGGCTCAAGTAGTGAAGCCTTCTTCGCGGCAAATCGTTTAGGATATTCGTCAATTCTTCTCACTCAACGTAAGCGGTTTTTAACAGAAAGAGAGAACTTCCCAGCCGATATACGGATCCTGCTTGTTAAGAAGATTGATGTTGAAACGATTCGCGAGGTGGTTTTTAGGCTTCAACAGGAGAACTACCGGTTACAAGCCGTCCTGAGCTTCACTGATCCATACGTATCTGACGCAGCTTTAGTATCCAATGAATTATGCGGATCAAATCTTTCAATTAATGCGTTGCGATTACTCGAAAACAAGAGTGAGACACGAAAAGCATTGAGAAAGAATCAAGCATCCGTCCAGTTTGAAATTATTCACTCTTCCTTCTCTGAATTTGATGGGATCTATCCAAAAATCGTCAAAAGAGTAGTATCCAACGGTTCCAAAGATGTTCTTTTCATTAAAAACGAAATTGAAATGAAGGACGCGATACGGAAGTTATCTACTGGAAAGTCCACTCACGAATTGATGATTGAACCGTATATAGAAGGAACTCAATATAATGTTGAGCTATTTGTAGTTGAAGGTATTCCTATTATTGTTGCAATCATTAAGCAGGAAATTACACGTGATTTCACATTCATTGTCACAGGTTACGAAGTTTGCGTCAAGATGGAACAACAATTGTATGAATCATTATGGAAAACAATAATGGAAATTACGTCTGATATCGGATTGGAAAACGGAACTTGCCATATGGAAGTGCGACAAACAGATGAAGGTTGGAAACTGATTGAAATTAATCCACGCATGTCCGGTGGTGCTATGAACCGGATGGTGGAAGAGGCTTACGGCATCAATATCGTTGAACAGACGATTAAAATGTATGTTGGTCTAGAACCGGATCTAATCAGAATTCGGAACCAACCGATATATACTTCTTATATTACGATAGCCGGAATGGGCTATTTATTGAAAATTGATGGGCTTGAAGAGGTAAACACAATTCCAGAAATCATTGATGTCCACCTTACGCCAAAAATCGGTTCACTCATGCTACCCGCATTGTCGATGGGCTACCGGTATGGCTATGTAATGGCGAAAAGTGATACGCAAGAAGAGGCTAAATATTACGCAGAATATGCAGCAAGCTTACTGAAGTTCTATTTGGAACCTATCGAATGA
- a CDS encoding acyl-CoA thioesterase — MFISEKEIEIRYAETDQMGVVYHANYLIWMEIGRTNLIKDLGFTYAGLEKEGYLSPVIDLSIQYKAAMKYGQTATVRTWVESHGKLRTVYGYEILHEDQTVAATATSEHVVVKKENFRPISLRKIDPVWDAKYVEIQRGTD, encoded by the coding sequence ATGTTTATAAGTGAAAAGGAAATTGAAATCAGGTACGCAGAGACCGATCAGATGGGGGTCGTCTATCATGCGAACTATTTAATATGGATGGAAATTGGTCGGACAAATCTTATTAAAGATCTGGGTTTCACGTATGCTGGCCTTGAAAAAGAAGGCTACTTATCTCCGGTTATCGATTTATCGATTCAATATAAAGCCGCGATGAAATATGGTCAAACCGCAACTGTAAGGACATGGGTTGAATCCCATGGGAAGCTGCGGACAGTCTATGGATATGAAATTTTACATGAAGATCAAACCGTTGCAGCTACAGCCACTTCCGAGCATGTAGTAGTGAAAAAGGAGAATTTCCGTCCAATCTCACTACGGAAAATCGACCCCGTGTGGGATGCTAAATATGTTGAAATCCAGCGAGGGACTGACTAA
- the acnA gene encoding aconitate hydratase AcnA, whose product MAKSNLHNSRKSFELNGKTYNYYHIKALQDAGIANISKLPYSVKVLLESVLRQYDGYVIKDEHVENLAKWGKDADKDAEVPFKPSRVILQDFTGVPVVVDLAALRSAMAKMGGDPNKINPEIPVDLVIDHSVQVDRYGTDDALRLNMELEFERNAERYQFLSWAQKAYDNYRAVPPATGIVHQVNLEYLANVVHAVENKDGSFETYPDTLVGTDSHTTMINGIGVLGWGVGGIEAEAGMLGQPSYFPIPEVIGVKLLGELPNGTTATDLALKVTQTLRAHGVVGKFVEFFGPGVAKLPLADRATIANMAPEYGATCGFFPVDEESLDYMRLTGREEEHIQVVKRYLEENDMFFTVDNEEPTYTEVVEIDLSKIVANLAGPKRPQDMIPLTELQRSFKDSVVAPEGNQGFGLTPKEFDKKATVEFEDGRSVGMKTGDLAIAAITSCTNTSNPYVMLGAGLVAKKAVEKGLTPPAYVKTSLAPGSKVVTGYLNDSGLNEYLDQIGFNTVGYGCTTCIGNSGPLLPEIEKTVIENDLLVSSVLSGNRNFEGRIHPLVKANYLASPPLVVAYALAGTVDIDFEKDPIGKGKDGTDVFFKDIWPTTEEINEVVKSTVTPELFRKEYARVFTENEAWNAIETTDDSLYDFDENSTYIQNPPFFEGLSTEPADIQALSGLRVIGKFGDSITTDHISPAGAIGKDTPAGKYLRENGVEPRYFNSYGSRRGNHEVMMRGTFANIRIRNQIAKGTEGGYTTYWPTKEICPIYDAAMRYQEDGTGLVIITGKDYGMGSSRDWAAKGTSLLGIKTVIAESYERIHRSNLVMMGVLPLQFMKGESAETLGLTGEEEISVNIAEGVKPRDILKVTATAKDGSVKEFDVLARFDSDVEVDYYRHGGILQMVLRDKMKAE is encoded by the coding sequence ATGGCTAAAAGTAATTTGCATAACAGCCGCAAGTCATTCGAGCTGAATGGTAAGACGTATAACTATTATCATATCAAAGCTCTTCAAGACGCGGGAATTGCTAATATTTCTAAACTGCCTTACTCAGTGAAAGTGTTACTTGAATCCGTCCTGCGCCAATATGACGGCTATGTCATCAAGGATGAACACGTTGAAAACTTGGCGAAATGGGGGAAAGATGCAGACAAGGATGCTGAAGTTCCATTCAAACCTTCTCGCGTAATTCTTCAAGACTTCACAGGTGTACCTGTAGTTGTCGATCTTGCCGCACTTCGCTCTGCAATGGCTAAAATGGGTGGAGATCCAAATAAAATCAACCCAGAAATCCCGGTTGACCTTGTCATTGACCACTCGGTGCAAGTTGACCGTTATGGTACTGACGATGCACTACGTTTGAATATGGAACTTGAATTTGAACGTAACGCTGAACGTTACCAGTTCTTAAGCTGGGCACAAAAAGCGTATGACAACTACCGTGCAGTTCCACCTGCAACAGGTATTGTCCACCAAGTAAACCTTGAGTATCTTGCAAATGTTGTTCATGCAGTTGAAAACAAAGATGGTTCATTCGAAACGTATCCTGATACGTTAGTCGGAACTGACTCGCATACAACTATGATTAATGGTATCGGTGTTCTAGGGTGGGGTGTCGGTGGTATCGAAGCTGAAGCTGGAATGCTCGGGCAACCTTCATACTTCCCAATTCCTGAAGTTATCGGTGTTAAACTTTTAGGTGAACTTCCAAACGGAACGACTGCAACTGACCTTGCACTTAAAGTGACACAAACTCTTCGTGCACATGGCGTTGTTGGCAAATTCGTCGAGTTCTTCGGACCAGGTGTAGCAAAACTACCACTTGCAGACCGTGCAACAATTGCCAACATGGCTCCTGAATATGGTGCAACATGCGGATTCTTCCCTGTTGACGAAGAGTCACTAGATTACATGCGTCTGACTGGACGCGAAGAAGAACATATTCAAGTCGTAAAAAGATATCTTGAAGAAAACGATATGTTCTTCACAGTGGACAATGAAGAGCCGACATATACGGAAGTCGTCGAAATCGATCTTTCTAAAATTGTAGCGAACCTTGCTGGACCAAAACGTCCTCAAGACATGATTCCTCTCACAGAACTGCAACGTTCTTTCAAAGATTCTGTTGTAGCACCTGAAGGAAATCAAGGTTTCGGTTTGACTCCTAAAGAATTTGACAAGAAAGCTACTGTTGAATTTGAAGATGGACGGTCTGTAGGTATGAAGACAGGTGACCTTGCAATCGCTGCAATCACTTCTTGTACAAACACTTCTAACCCATACGTAATGTTAGGTGCTGGACTTGTTGCGAAGAAGGCAGTTGAAAAAGGATTGACACCTCCTGCATATGTGAAAACATCACTTGCACCAGGTTCAAAAGTCGTTACTGGCTATTTGAATGATTCTGGTCTAAATGAATACTTGGATCAAATCGGATTCAACACAGTCGGGTATGGTTGTACAACATGTATCGGTAACTCCGGTCCACTTCTACCTGAAATCGAGAAGACAGTCATCGAGAACGATCTATTGGTATCTTCTGTACTTTCAGGGAACCGTAACTTCGAAGGGCGTATCCACCCTCTAGTGAAAGCGAACTACTTGGCATCTCCGCCACTAGTTGTTGCTTATGCACTTGCAGGTACAGTCGATATTGATTTCGAAAAAGATCCAATCGGTAAAGGAAAAGATGGTACGGATGTATTCTTCAAAGATATCTGGCCGACAACTGAAGAAATTAATGAAGTCGTCAAATCGACAGTAACACCTGAGCTATTCCGTAAAGAATATGCACGTGTATTCACTGAAAACGAAGCATGGAACGCTATCGAAACGACTGATGATTCCTTGTATGATTTCGATGAAAACTCAACTTATATCCAAAATCCGCCGTTCTTTGAAGGTCTCTCAACAGAGCCTGCTGATATCCAAGCATTATCAGGACTTCGCGTCATCGGTAAATTTGGTGACTCAATTACAACGGACCATATCTCACCTGCTGGCGCAATCGGTAAAGATACTCCAGCTGGTAAATACTTGCGCGAAAATGGCGTAGAACCACGTTACTTCAACTCATATGGTTCACGTCGTGGTAACCACGAAGTCATGATGCGTGGTACATTCGCAAACATCCGTATTCGTAACCAAATTGCTAAAGGTACAGAAGGCGGCTACACAACTTACTGGCCGACAAAAGAAATCTGCCCGATCTATGATGCAGCAATGCGCTATCAGGAAGATGGAACTGGCCTTGTTATCATTACAGGAAAAGACTACGGAATGGGATCTTCACGTGACTGGGCTGCTAAAGGTACATCCTTACTTGGCATCAAGACAGTTATCGCTGAAAGCTATGAGCGTATCCACCGTTCAAACCTTGTGATGATGGGTGTACTTCCACTTCAGTTCATGAAGGGTGAAAGTGCTGAAACACTTGGTCTTACAGGAGAAGAAGAAATTAGCGTCAATATCGCAGAAGGCGTTAAGCCACGCGATATCCTGAAAGTAACTGCTACTGCAAAAGATGGTTCTGTTAAAGAATTCGACGTGTTGGCACGTTTCGATTCTGATGTAGAAGTAGACTACTACCGTCACGGCGGAATCCTTCAAATGGTTCTTCGTGATAAGATGAAAGCTGAATAA
- a CDS encoding D-arabinono-1,4-lactone oxidase yields MLPVIRSGRQTWNNWAGNVHAQPEHFHFPESVREIQQIIDSCRIRGKTLKVIGAGHSFSAVAKPDDEALSLHRMRGLVSVDRSSMEATFWAGTYLYEAAPLLASADMAFENMGDIQQQTIAGAISTGTHGTGIRFASLSNQVVAWTWVDGNGEVRHHRRDDDDLSNALSISLGLLGVLVKVTIRTVPLYSLTVTNERKPFQQAMAEWSTGLTEHRHLEWFYFPGSDSIQVKTMNETTLKKQHWHSKSMDFVKDGIIETVGFKLMSEIVRLKPQLSRKMTHFAASAIPTGTKSGYYHEILPTPRLVRFTECEYAIPLSSFKTCMEEMHGFLKAHPFYVHFPIECRVTAGEKGMLSPTQGVPSAFIAFHMYKGMDDAPYFKWVDALMKKYDGRPHFGKMNKLHGEETKALYPQLGRFLEIRKQFDPADVFMTHYMQNLLL; encoded by the coding sequence ATGCTTCCTGTAATTCGTAGTGGACGACAAACGTGGAATAACTGGGCTGGCAATGTACATGCACAACCGGAACATTTCCATTTCCCTGAATCTGTGCGTGAAATTCAACAGATCATCGACAGTTGCAGGATCCGTGGGAAAACATTAAAAGTGATTGGGGCTGGTCATTCTTTCAGTGCAGTAGCGAAACCGGATGATGAAGCGCTATCTTTGCACCGAATGAGGGGATTGGTTTCCGTCGACCGGTCATCGATGGAAGCAACGTTTTGGGCCGGCACCTATTTGTATGAAGCTGCCCCGCTGCTTGCTTCTGCTGATATGGCATTTGAGAATATGGGGGATATCCAACAGCAAACGATTGCGGGTGCAATTAGCACAGGGACACATGGTACCGGGATCAGATTTGCTTCATTATCGAATCAAGTCGTTGCGTGGACGTGGGTGGACGGCAACGGGGAAGTACGACATCATCGCCGCGATGATGACGATCTGTCAAACGCTTTAAGTATCTCGCTCGGATTACTCGGTGTACTTGTTAAAGTTACCATTCGTACAGTACCACTATATAGTTTGACTGTGACAAATGAACGCAAGCCGTTTCAGCAGGCAATGGCGGAATGGTCAACCGGTTTAACAGAGCATAGACATCTGGAATGGTTTTACTTTCCAGGTTCAGATAGTATACAAGTCAAAACGATGAATGAGACAACATTAAAAAAACAACATTGGCATTCAAAATCGATGGACTTCGTAAAGGATGGTATTATAGAAACAGTCGGCTTCAAACTCATGTCCGAAATCGTACGTCTAAAACCACAACTATCAAGAAAAATGACGCATTTTGCTGCATCTGCCATCCCGACTGGAACTAAAAGTGGCTATTATCATGAAATATTGCCGACTCCTAGATTAGTTCGGTTCACAGAATGCGAATATGCGATTCCGCTGAGCAGTTTTAAGACTTGCATGGAAGAAATGCATGGATTTTTAAAAGCACATCCATTTTACGTCCATTTCCCGATTGAGTGTCGGGTGACAGCTGGAGAAAAGGGAATGTTAAGTCCTACTCAGGGAGTGCCTTCCGCTTTTATCGCATTTCATATGTATAAAGGAATGGACGATGCACCTTACTTCAAATGGGTCGATGCTCTAATGAAAAAATATGACGGAAGACCACATTTCGGTAAGATGAACAAGCTGCACGGCGAAGAAACAAAAGCTCTTTACCCTCAGCTTGGGCGCTTCCTTGAAATCAGAAAACAGTTTGATCCTGCAGATGTATTTATGACACACTATATGCAAAACCTGCTTTTATAA
- a CDS encoding alanine racemase: MDKVNDALKAYANLKRPFACIDMEAVDWNIEMVNRLTVDKKIRIATKSVRSVELLRYIAEQLTNHGGWMTYDCEETQFLLERGFDDLLIGYPQLEKAAIVLLIPYIANGAKVIFMVDSEEQVGLLHRIGEAFDVKIEICLDINLSTDYKLLYFGTQRSSLKKLDDVRELIQKLQVYSFVEVVGVMGYEAQIAGVADIPAAKWQKPIIRALKLHSEKKVDLYRKAAVHEIRKAFPAVRFVNGGGSGSIEFTCRAEEVSEVTIGSAFYFPALFSRYNNAPFEPATFFALRVTRKPDAQIAVCHGGGYVASGAPGIDKSPVPVWPKHLTLLANEGAGEVQTPVYDKEKSLSIGDTVFFRHAKAGELCEQFNELHARRGDRYVKTFKTYRGDGACFL, from the coding sequence ATGGATAAAGTGAATGATGCTTTGAAGGCCTATGCTAACCTAAAGCGTCCATTTGCATGCATTGATATGGAAGCGGTAGATTGGAATATCGAAATGGTAAACAGACTTACTGTCGACAAAAAGATCCGTATTGCTACCAAATCGGTCAGATCTGTCGAACTACTGCGTTATATCGCCGAACAGTTGACTAATCACGGTGGCTGGATGACGTATGACTGCGAAGAGACCCAGTTTTTATTGGAAAGAGGTTTTGACGATTTGTTGATCGGTTATCCGCAGTTGGAGAAGGCAGCTATCGTTTTACTCATTCCTTACATCGCCAATGGTGCAAAAGTGATTTTCATGGTGGACAGTGAAGAACAAGTGGGTCTTTTACATCGTATCGGTGAAGCCTTCGATGTAAAGATTGAAATCTGTCTTGATATAAATCTATCTACAGATTATAAGTTGCTCTATTTTGGAACCCAGCGATCATCCTTGAAGAAACTAGATGATGTGAGAGAACTGATTCAAAAACTACAAGTATATTCATTTGTCGAAGTTGTTGGCGTTATGGGTTATGAAGCGCAGATTGCCGGTGTAGCAGACATACCTGCTGCCAAATGGCAGAAGCCTATTATTCGCGCATTAAAACTTCATTCAGAAAAAAAAGTGGATTTATATCGTAAAGCTGCAGTCCATGAAATCCGCAAAGCTTTTCCTGCTGTCCGTTTTGTGAATGGCGGGGGGTCGGGCAGTATTGAATTTACATGCCGTGCGGAAGAGGTGTCAGAAGTGACAATCGGGTCGGCCTTTTATTTTCCTGCATTGTTCTCCAGATATAACAATGCACCATTTGAGCCTGCGACATTTTTTGCTTTGCGAGTGACCCGGAAACCGGATGCCCAAATTGCGGTTTGCCACGGGGGAGGATATGTAGCATCAGGCGCACCAGGCATCGATAAAAGTCCAGTACCGGTATGGCCGAAGCATTTGACGCTATTGGCAAACGAAGGAGCCGGGGAAGTGCAGACGCCTGTCTATGACAAAGAAAAATCTTTATCGATAGGCGATACAGTCTTTTTTCGACATGCAAAGGCAGGAGAGCTTTGTGAGCAGTTCAATGAACTGCATGCAAGACGGGGAGATCGTTACGTGAAAACATTCAAAACGTATAGAGGAGATGGAGCATGCTTCCTGTAA
- a CDS encoding cysteine hydrolase family protein, with product MKKALLVIDYTHDFVARDGALSCGEPGIALEEYILDLTRNFLDASDLVITLNDIHEKNDPYHPETTLFPPHNIKGTAGRNLYGKLHDLYEERKEEIIWTDKTRYSAFAGTDLDIKLRSRGITELHLVGVCTDICILHTSVDAFNKGYNLVIHEKGVASFDAEGHAWALRHFENTLGAKIIR from the coding sequence ATGAAAAAAGCTTTATTGGTTATTGACTATACACATGACTTTGTTGCTAGAGACGGTGCATTGTCTTGTGGAGAACCGGGAATCGCTTTGGAAGAGTATATCTTAGATCTAACTAGAAATTTTCTAGATGCAAGTGACCTTGTTATCACGCTCAATGATATACACGAAAAAAACGATCCATATCATCCAGAAACAACATTATTTCCTCCCCATAATATTAAAGGGACTGCAGGACGCAATCTCTATGGCAAATTACACGACTTATATGAGGAACGGAAGGAAGAAATTATTTGGACCGATAAAACGCGCTATAGTGCATTTGCAGGAACTGATCTAGATATTAAACTTCGTTCACGCGGTATTACAGAGTTGCATTTGGTCGGAGTATGTACAGATATTTGTATTTTACACACGTCTGTTGATGCCTTTAACAAAGGATATAATCTCGTCATCCATGAAAAAGGTGTCGCGAGTTTCGATGCAGAAGGTCATGCTTGGGCATTACGCCATTTTGAGAACACGCTTGGAGCAAAAATCATACGTTGA
- a CDS encoding GlsB/YeaQ/YmgE family stress response membrane protein — protein MSFIWFLIIGGIIGWLAGLILGKDIPGGIIGNIIAGIIGAWIGGTLLGAWGPKVSDFYIVPALLGAIILVFIVSLIMKSMRRAT, from the coding sequence ATGAGTTTTATTTGGTTCTTAATTATTGGCGGTATTATCGGTTGGCTAGCAGGTCTTATTCTAGGTAAAGATATTCCAGGTGGAATTATTGGTAATATTATTGCGGGTATCATTGGTGCATGGATTGGTGGAACATTGCTAGGCGCATGGGGCCCGAAAGTTTCAGATTTCTATATTGTCCCTGCATTATTAGGCGCAATCATCTTGGTATTCATTGTCAGCTTGATCATGAAGTCAATGCGTAGAGCAACATAA
- a CDS encoding lytic transglycosylase domain-containing protein, producing MEKSGAVKKKKRKGLSNKTKFIMIILLLPVAVTTFTLAAIVWTTVQHPELIKKSASTLLELQERHTATTIPEEYIPIYQAAADEYNIPWTLLAAHHRIETRFSTMDSLLSPAGAEGHMQFMPCTFVGWSYPGCDGLGKGNILEADKTDPAVIKKYGGYGVDANGDGIADPYDIEDAIFSAANYLSKSGAADGNIEKAIFHYNHSEKYVEDILFFYNEFEGQRIDMEAKKTVGTD from the coding sequence ATGGAAAAGAGTGGTGCAGTGAAAAAAAAGAAGCGGAAAGGTTTATCGAACAAAACCAAATTCATTATGATCATTTTGCTTCTTCCCGTCGCTGTCACGACCTTCACTTTGGCGGCTATCGTCTGGACAACTGTTCAACATCCCGAACTCATCAAAAAATCAGCAAGCACGCTATTGGAACTTCAGGAACGCCATACGGCAACAACAATCCCTGAAGAATATATTCCAATTTATCAGGCTGCAGCAGATGAATATAATATACCTTGGACACTCCTCGCTGCCCATCATCGTATAGAAACCCGATTTTCTACGATGGATTCCTTATTGTCACCGGCTGGAGCGGAAGGCCATATGCAGTTCATGCCCTGTACATTTGTCGGGTGGTCTTATCCGGGATGCGACGGACTTGGCAAAGGGAATATTCTCGAAGCTGATAAAACTGATCCAGCTGTCATTAAGAAGTATGGCGGTTACGGTGTCGATGCAAACGGCGACGGTATAGCAGATCCTTATGATATCGAAGATGCTATTTTCAGTGCGGCGAATTATTTGTCTAAAAGCGGAGCAGCGGACGGAAATATCGAAAAGGCAATATTCCATTATAATCATAGCGAAAAATATGTGGAAGATATATTGTTCTTTTATAATGAATTTGAAGGCCAGAGAATAGATATGGAAGCCAAAAAAACAGTGGGAACGGATTAA
- a CDS encoding SCO family protein, with protein sequence MRKKMMALTSMIIMMLVVSACSMGGFKADHKYKIEDFDFENQHNENVSLDDLKGTVWLAQFVFTNCETVCLPMMANMTDLQKQLKDAGVEDYKLVSFSIDPKTDTPEEMQSYLDSFDPVDQSKWEMLTGYSQETIEKFAIGSFKTFVSKTPGNDQVIHGTAFSLVNKDGVSVKSYNGAENVPYDQIIKDMKALIKTDQES encoded by the coding sequence ATGCGTAAAAAAATGATGGCATTAACTTCGATGATTATAATGATGCTGGTCGTAAGCGCTTGTTCCATGGGCGGTTTCAAGGCTGATCATAAATATAAAATCGAAGACTTTGATTTTGAAAACCAGCATAATGAGAACGTTTCATTGGATGATTTAAAAGGCACTGTTTGGCTTGCGCAGTTCGTCTTTACAAATTGCGAAACCGTGTGCCTGCCAATGATGGCGAATATGACTGACCTTCAGAAGCAGTTAAAAGATGCGGGTGTGGAGGACTATAAGCTCGTTTCGTTCAGCATCGATCCAAAAACGGATACGCCTGAAGAAATGCAGTCCTATTTAGATTCATTCGATCCGGTCGATCAAAGTAAGTGGGAAATGTTGACAGGCTATAGTCAGGAAACGATCGAGAAGTTTGCGATTGGCTCATTCAAGACGTTCGTCAGCAAAACACCTGGAAATGACCAAGTCATCCATGGCACGGCATTTAGCCTTGTGAATAAAGACGGTGTCTCAGTAAAATCGTATAACGGTGCCGAAAATGTACCATACGACCAAATCATCAAAGACATGAAAGCATTAATAAAAACAGACCAAGAATCTTAA
- a CDS encoding YvrJ family protein yields MEQWMNLIQQVGIPICVSFYLLHRLETKLEAIHDALVSLKVK; encoded by the coding sequence ATGGAACAATGGATGAATCTTATACAGCAGGTCGGTATTCCAATCTGTGTATCCTTTTATTTGCTGCACCGTCTTGAAACCAAACTTGAAGCCATTCATGATGCGCTGGTTTCATTGAAAGTGAAGTAA
- a CDS encoding DUF2621 domain-containing protein produces MDSRMEEVKKVQDFFMWFIFFWCIVLVGLFGIGGFFMFRKFLKVFPKADGKSTLDWEEHYVNESLHLWNEEAKSMLNELVSPVPELFRDVAKQKIGAKIGQIALEDRAKTIDFDHIIRGYIIATPKRDHNFLRKKLNSMEVDMTPYEHLF; encoded by the coding sequence ATGGATAGTAGAATGGAAGAGGTGAAGAAAGTGCAAGATTTTTTTATGTGGTTCATCTTTTTTTGGTGTATCGTCCTTGTAGGGTTATTCGGCATCGGCGGGTTTTTCATGTTCCGGAAATTTCTCAAAGTCTTTCCGAAAGCGGATGGCAAGTCGACACTGGACTGGGAAGAACATTATGTGAATGAATCCCTTCATCTTTGGAATGAGGAAGCGAAAAGCATGTTAAATGAACTCGTCAGTCCGGTACCGGAATTATTTCGTGATGTAGCAAAACAGAAAATCGGTGCAAAAATCGGACAGATTGCTTTAGAGGATCGGGCAAAAACCATTGACTTTGACCATATTATCCGTGGCTATATTATCGCCACTCCCAAGAGGGATCATAATTTCCTGCGAAAAAAGTTAAACTCCATGGAAGTTGACATGACCCCATACGAGCATTTATTTTAA
- a CDS encoding CcdC family protein, with protein MNKLQQFVTYVFNDIPPIYLIVGSTVVFIVMGTLAFIVRSKASARPISPKRIILPPMFMSTGALMFLFVEFRVPFTQVLEASLVGLLFSLLLIRTTNFEQIEEKLYVKKSKVFLFILFALLVIRMIAKLILSSSIDVGELAGMFWILAFAMIVPWRIGMLVKYYGMVKNP; from the coding sequence ATGAATAAATTACAGCAGTTCGTCACGTATGTGTTCAATGATATCCCTCCTATCTATTTGATAGTCGGTTCTACCGTCGTGTTTATCGTGATGGGTACGCTTGCTTTCATTGTCCGCTCAAAAGCTTCAGCTAGGCCAATATCTCCTAAGCGCATTATTTTGCCACCTATGTTCATGTCGACAGGCGCACTCATGTTCCTTTTTGTAGAGTTCAGAGTTCCCTTCACGCAAGTTTTGGAAGCTTCATTAGTAGGACTACTCTTTTCGTTGCTTTTGATTAGAACGACTAATTTTGAACAAATAGAAGAGAAGCTCTATGTGAAGAAATCTAAAGTATTCCTTTTCATCCTGTTTGCATTATTAGTCATCCGCATGATTGCCAAGCTTATATTGAGTAGTTCAATTGATGTTGGTGAACTGGCAGGCATGTTCTGGATTTTGGCATTTGCTATGATAGTGCCATGGCGAATCGGCATGCTCGTGAAATATTATGGAATGGTAAAGAACCCCTGA
- a CDS encoding thioredoxin family protein, whose product MKEIGTFEQWLEIKVNEPQLVLFVKTENCSVCEGLYPQVDALRSDYTIPFFKVNIAKVPEMAGQLSLFTAPVVLLFHEGREMSRFARFVQMEELKYRLDELMERREGHE is encoded by the coding sequence ATGAAAGAAATCGGAACTTTTGAACAGTGGTTGGAAATTAAGGTAAATGAACCACAGTTGGTCTTATTCGTTAAAACAGAGAATTGTTCTGTCTGTGAAGGCTTGTATCCCCAAGTGGATGCATTGCGAAGTGATTACACAATTCCTTTTTTTAAAGTGAATATTGCTAAAGTACCGGAAATGGCCGGACAGCTGTCCTTGTTCACCGCCCCTGTTGTCTTACTATTTCACGAAGGACGAGAGATGTCCCGTTTTGCACGTTTTGTCCAAATGGAGGAGTTAAAATATCGTTTGGATGAACTAATGGAACGGAGGGAGGGGCATGAATAA